Proteins encoded in a region of the Microbacterium neungamense genome:
- a CDS encoding kynureninase has product MTDTEATDPAVLDAAEAELRAQARTLDAADPLARHLDAFAEAPGVHAYLDGNSLGRPLRSLPERVAAFVREDWGTRLIRSWDEQWMELPMRLGDRIAEVTLGAASGQTIVADSTSVLLYKLMRAAVAARPGRDEIVIEAGNFPTDRFIAAGVAEETGAALRWLEPDPVTGVAVDDVAAVVSDRTALVVLSHVDYRSGALADMPAITRAVKDAGALMLWDLCHSVGAVPMQLDAWGVDLAVGCTYKYLNGGPGSPAFAYLRAEHQGVLQQPIHGWWGAADIFAMGPEYAPVAGIRQLLSGTPPVMSMLGMQGMLDLIDEAGIDAVRAKSISLTDFAVRAYDALLAPRGVRLLSPREASRRGGHVTIGHDSFQDVTRRLWADGVIPDFRFPDGIRLGLSPLSTSHEETLRGILAVRDALPNDAG; this is encoded by the coding sequence ATGACCGACACCGAAGCCACCGATCCGGCCGTGCTCGATGCCGCCGAGGCGGAGCTGCGCGCACAGGCGCGCACTCTCGACGCCGCCGACCCGCTCGCCCGCCACCTCGACGCGTTCGCCGAGGCGCCCGGCGTCCACGCGTACCTCGACGGCAACTCACTCGGCCGACCGCTCCGGTCACTGCCCGAGCGGGTCGCCGCCTTCGTCCGCGAGGACTGGGGCACCCGGCTGATCCGCTCCTGGGACGAGCAGTGGATGGAGTTGCCGATGCGCCTGGGCGACCGCATCGCCGAGGTCACCCTCGGCGCGGCATCCGGCCAGACGATCGTGGCCGACTCGACCAGCGTGCTGCTGTACAAGCTGATGCGGGCGGCCGTCGCCGCCCGGCCGGGACGCGACGAGATCGTGATCGAGGCGGGCAACTTCCCGACCGATCGCTTCATCGCCGCAGGCGTCGCCGAGGAGACCGGCGCCGCGCTGCGCTGGCTCGAGCCGGATCCGGTCACCGGCGTCGCGGTCGACGACGTCGCCGCCGTGGTCTCGGACCGCACCGCCCTCGTCGTGCTCAGCCATGTCGACTACCGCTCCGGCGCCCTGGCGGACATGCCGGCGATCACGCGCGCGGTGAAGGATGCCGGCGCGCTCATGCTCTGGGACCTGTGCCACTCGGTCGGCGCCGTGCCGATGCAGCTGGATGCCTGGGGCGTGGACCTTGCGGTCGGCTGCACGTACAAGTACCTCAACGGCGGCCCGGGCTCGCCCGCGTTCGCGTACCTCCGCGCCGAGCACCAGGGTGTGCTGCAGCAGCCCATCCACGGCTGGTGGGGTGCGGCCGACATCTTCGCGATGGGTCCGGAGTACGCGCCGGTCGCCGGCATCCGTCAGCTGCTCAGCGGCACACCCCCGGTCATGTCGATGCTCGGGATGCAGGGCATGCTCGACCTCATCGACGAGGCGGGCATCGACGCGGTCCGCGCCAAGTCCATCTCGCTCACCGACTTCGCCGTGCGCGCCTACGACGCGCTTCTCGCCCCGCGCGGCGTGCGGCTGCTGTCGCCGCGCGAGGCGTCGCGCCGTGGCGGGCACGTGACCATCGGCCACGACTCGTTCCAGGACGTGACCCGCAGGCTGTGGGCGGACGGCGTG
- a CDS encoding hydrolase, whose amino-acid sequence MSATTAGIRAVAYFDGRMLREGVLAAGIDGTPRLAAGPAPADAARLDGLVTGRFTDHHVHLQLVDHTLLPDSRLGRVIDLGANVDRIREIAAEHPAVRVEYAGPFLTAMGGYPSDRAWAPEGAVHEITDAEGATATVAALAAAGVSCLKTVGNSDAGPVLDDALLRLLAGLAADHDLPLVAHAEGAGQAQRVARLGASRLAHAPFTERLTDDEIAAQAASVSWISTMAIHEGEAYAHVVDNVRRFHAAGGMLVYGSDMGNGPTPVDLRDSEVAALREAGVDGLDLLRALAPEDPLGPASVLLLLPDGDPARARRLTPADLGATHPFDDAGDPR is encoded by the coding sequence ATGAGCGCGACGACCGCCGGCATTCGCGCGGTCGCGTACTTCGACGGACGGATGCTGCGCGAGGGCGTGCTCGCAGCGGGGATCGACGGCACTCCGCGGCTCGCCGCAGGGCCCGCCCCCGCCGACGCGGCCCGGCTGGACGGGCTGGTCACCGGCCGGTTCACCGACCACCACGTGCACCTGCAGCTGGTCGACCACACCCTGCTCCCGGACTCGCGGCTCGGCCGGGTGATCGACCTCGGGGCGAACGTGGACCGCATCCGCGAGATCGCCGCCGAGCACCCTGCCGTGCGCGTCGAGTACGCCGGCCCTTTCCTCACCGCGATGGGCGGCTATCCGTCCGATCGCGCGTGGGCGCCCGAGGGCGCCGTGCACGAGATCACGGATGCGGAGGGCGCGACGGCCACCGTCGCCGCCCTCGCGGCCGCCGGCGTCAGCTGCCTGAAGACCGTCGGCAACAGCGACGCGGGCCCGGTGCTGGACGACGCGCTGCTCCGGCTGCTGGCCGGCCTCGCCGCCGACCACGACCTGCCCCTCGTCGCGCACGCCGAGGGCGCCGGGCAGGCGCAGCGGGTGGCCCGGCTCGGGGCGAGCCGGCTCGCGCACGCCCCGTTCACCGAGCGGCTGACCGACGACGAGATCGCCGCGCAGGCGGCATCCGTCTCGTGGATCTCGACCATGGCGATCCACGAGGGCGAGGCGTACGCGCACGTCGTCGACAACGTCCGCCGGTTCCATGCCGCCGGCGGCATGCTCGTGTACGGCAGCGACATGGGCAACGGCCCCACCCCGGTCGACCTGCGCGACAGCGAGGTGGCCGCGCTGCGCGAAGCGGGCGTCGACGGCCTCGACCTGCTGCGGGCGCTGGCGCCGGAGGACCCGCTCGGTCCGGCATCCGTCCTGCTGCTGCTCCCCGACGGCGATCCCGCCCGCGCCCGCCGGCTCACACCCGCCGACCTGGGCGCCACCCACCCCTTCGACGACGCTGGAGACCCGAGATGA